A DNA window from Centroberyx gerrardi isolate f3 chromosome 5, fCenGer3.hap1.cur.20231027, whole genome shotgun sequence contains the following coding sequences:
- the LOC139909082 gene encoding transcription factor HES-5-like: MAPTYTRDSPCSMLSTKDRHKLRKPVVEKMRRDRINSCIEQLKTLLEKEFQKQDPNAKLEKADVLEMTVVFLKQQLQPQSPAAHRAHSEGYTQCWKETLHFLSANSLKEVTLPHLQYVHAAHRAGQDVCPTSALSSIHSQSHSQVKQAPSTTKAVWRPW; this comes from the exons ATGGCTCCTACCTACACCAGAGACTCTCCCTGCTCAATGCTCTCTACCAAAGACAGGCACAAA CTGAGGAAACCAGTTGTGGAGAAGATGCGCAGAGATCGCATCAACAGCTGCATCGAGCAGCTCAAGACCCTGCTGGAGAAAGAGTTCCAGAAGCAGGATCCCAACGCCAAGCTGGAGAAGGCCGACGTCCTGGAGATGACGGTGGTGTTCCtgaagcagcagctgcagcctcagAGCCCGGCCGCTCACAGGGCCCACAGCGAGGGCTACACCCAGTGCTGGAAGGAGACGCTGCACTTCCTGTCTGCCAACTCCTTGAAGGAAGTGACGCTCCCGCACCTCCAGTACGTCCACGCCGCCCACAGAGCCGGCCAGGACGTCTGCCCCACCTCTGCCCTGTCCTCCATCCACAGCCAGAGCCACAGCCAGGTGAAGCAGGCTCCCAGCACCACCAAAGCTGTGTGGAGGCCGTGGTAG
- the her15.1 gene encoding hairy and enhancer of split-related 15, tandem duplicate 1, with amino-acid sequence MAPTYTRDSPCSMLSTKDRHKLRKPVVEKMRRDRINSCIEQLKTLLEKEFQKQDPNAKLEKADVLEMTVVFLKQQLQPQSPAAHRAHSEGYTQCWKETLHFLSANSLKEVTLPHLQYVHAAHRAGQDICPTSALSSVHSQSHSQVKQAPSTTKAVWRPW; translated from the exons ATGGCTCCTACCTACACCAGAGACTCTCCCTGCTCAATGCTCTCTACCAAAGACAGGCACAAA CTGAGGAAACCAGTTGTGGAGAAGATGCGCAGAGATCGCATCAACAGCTGCATCGAGCAGCTCAAGACCCTGCTGGAGAAAGAGTTCCAGAAGCAGGATCCCAACGCCAAGCTGGAGAAGGCCGACGTCCTGGAGATGACGGTGGTGTTCCtgaagcagcagctgcagcctcagAGCCCGGCCGCTCACAGGGCCCACAGCGAGGGCTACACCCAGTGCTGGAAGGAGACGCTGCACTTCCTGTCTGCCAACTCCTTGAAGGAAGTGACGCTCCCGCACCTCCAGTACGTCCACGCCGCCCACAGAGCCGGCCAGGACATCTGCCCCACCTCTGCCCTGTCCTCCGTCCACAGCCAGAGCCACAGCCAGGTGAAGCAGGCTCCCAGCACCACCAAAGCTGTGTGGAGGCCGTGGTAG